A window from Branchiostoma lanceolatum isolate klBraLanc5 chromosome 9, klBraLanc5.hap2, whole genome shotgun sequence encodes these proteins:
- the LOC136441972 gene encoding zinc finger protein 782-like, with protein MRIHTGEKPYKCEECSKLFSELNNLKRHMRAHTGEKPYLCEKCDKGFSELTNFKSHMRTHTGEKPYRCEECSKQFNRLDHLKKHMRTHTGDRPYKCEECSWKFSVLGQLKVHMRTHTGERPHVCEECGKGFSHLSNLKRHMLSHTGENPYRCEECGKLFSQLSLLEGHMRTHTGERPYQCSVCSKQFSRLGDLKLHIRTHTGEKTYRCEECGKKFSELGSLKLHMRTHTGEKPYKCEECSKQFSRLGHLRRHIRTHTGEKPYRCERCDKSFSQSTHLKTHMRTHTD; from the exons ATGCggattcacactggtgagaaaccgtacaagtgtgaggagtgcagcaaactgTTTAGCGAGCTTAATAATTTGAAGAGACACATGAGAGCTCACACCGGTGAAAAACCGTACTTGTGTGAAAAATGTGACAAAGGCTTCAGTGAGTTAACAAATTTCAAgagtcacatgcggactcacactggtgaaaaaccgtaccggtgtgaggaatgcagcaagcaGTTTAACAGGTTGGACCATCTGAAGAAgcacatgagaactcacacCGGCGATagaccttacaaatgtgaggagtgtagctgGAAGTTCAGTGTCCTGGGTCAACTTAAGGTGcacatgaggactcacactggagagagaCCGCacgtgtgtgaggagtgtggcaaagGATTCAGTCATTTATCTAATCTGAAGAGGCACATGCTGTCTCACACTGGTGAAAatccctacaggtgtgaggaatgcggTAAGCTGTTTAGTCAGTTGAGTCTTCTTGAgggacacatgcggactcacactggggagaggCCGTACCAATGCAGCGTGTGCAGTAAGCAGTTCAGTAGGCTGGGTGATCTGAAGTTACACATaagaactcacacaggggagaaaacGTACAG atgtgaggagtgcggtaAAAAGTTTAGTGAGCTGGGTAGTCTGAAGTtgcacatgagaactcataccggtgaaaaaccatacaagtgtgaggaatgTAGCAAACAGTTCAGTAGGCTGGGCCATCTGAGGAGACACATTagaactcacactggagagaaaccgtacaggTGTGAGAGATGTGACAAAAGCTTCAGCCAGTCAACTCATCTGAAGacccacatgcggactcacactgatTAA